The Panicum hallii strain FIL2 chromosome 5, PHallii_v3.1, whole genome shotgun sequence genome contains the following window.
CCTCGGAGCCGATCACGAGCGGGGCGGCGTAACCCAGGGCCAGGAGGACGAGCATGGTGATGGACGTGGCCGCAGACGCCTCGGGGCTCCTCTTGGCGCGGAGGATCTGCAGGGCCGTGAAGAGGCACGGCAGCGTCATGGAGACCACCAGCATGACGCTCTCCATGTCCATCCGCGACACCGACTCGGCCACCTGCTCGGCGTACATCCCGAACAGGACGACGTCCATCTTGTCGAAGAAGAGAGGGTCCGCCTTGGGTCTCAGGCTGCTGATCACCCCTCTTCCGTGGCCCTGCGCCTTTGCGTCGAGCGAGGCGAACTGCACGGTGATCAATGTCCGGCAGTCCATCGAGCCGCCGGCGAGCTCTTGGCAGCCGATCATGCACAGGACGCCCGTCCTAGGGTCGTAGACGCCCTCCGCCGTGACCACGCGTTCTTCGATAGCAACCGGGGACGTCAGGTTAAGACGCATCGGATTCAGATTCGGAGGAACACGGCGGATGTGGATGTTGTAGCTGACGGTCAGCAGCTCGAGCTCCATGTCGACCTCGGCGTGCCGGGAGAAGGAGTCGGCGGCAGCGAGCCTATCCCCGTAGACCATCGCCGAGCCGATGGTAACCGGGTGGGCTTCTCCATGACCATACCCCGAGCCGCCGTTACCCTTATCCATGTAGAAACGGAACTCGAAATCACGGTAGCTATAGGTTGCTGCCGGGAAACgccccttggtcttgttcctgTGGCTTCTCAACACGTCTGCGAAGTAGCGCTGCTTTGCCTCATCCACCATCGTGTACCTGTACTCCACGTCGGAGAAGTTGCCTCTGTTGCTGTCGAAGTCGATGCTCGAGGCGTCGAAGTCGATGCTCGACGCCGATATCGCGccggcagcagcggcggcgctgcttcCGTCAGTCTCGTGGCTGGCGTTCCAAAGCGTGCCGGCGACGATGCTCCGGTCCCGGACCGTCCAAACGGACGGGAACCAGAAGCTCATCCCGATGCCGCAGTCCTGCTCCTGCACCGCGAGGGCCGCCGGCCCCGAGCGCACCACCCGGCACGCCCGGAGGCAGAGCGTGCTCAGGGCGGAGTCCCAGCGCCCCTCGGCGACGACCGCCGCCTCGTTGACCATAAAGCCCGGCCGCAGCTGCCCCGCGAGAAACATGTTCGTGCTGCTGGAGAACGTCGCGTACACGCGCACGGCGCCGTCCGGGGTGCACTGCACCTGGCCGACGTGCATGCGCGGCTCCTGCAGCCGTAGCGGCGCCGGAGAGGTGCTCGACgcgtgcgcgccgccgccgccaccatacTGCAGCTTGTACGAGCTCACGAGCTGCTCCTTAAGATGCGCGCACGAGAAGCTGGCGCCTAGCGCCTGGAGCGCGCTTCTCGCggtggaaggcggcggcgggcaggatGCGTGCTGGCCGTACTTGTACAGGTCGCCTTCGGCGTACGCGACGAGGGTGATGGCGTCAAAGCCGGCGCCCTTGAGTTGGCCGGTGACGAAGGGGTCCGAGAGGCTGGGCGGGCTGGGGACGCGGAGGCGGAGCACGACGCCCGGGAGGTGCTCGAGCCAGTCGTCGCCCTCGGCGTAGGTGCCGGAGCCGATCATGCAGAGCTCGGCGGAGGTGGAGGAGTAGTAGCCGTCCAGGTGGAAGGAGACGGAGTGGGCGCCGCCCGCGAAGCGATCTCTTCGCCGGTGGGCCGCCACAGCGTGGAgggcgcggccgccggagaGTCTTAACGTGGCGGAAACGTGGACGACGGTGGCGTCGGTGGTGCGGTCAACTCGGAGCGGGAGTAGGGTGAACGAGCGTCGAGCATGGAGGAAgctgccgtcgtcgtcgccgccgctctCATCTCTGGCGAAGTGGATGTCTTCGCCGCCAGAGAAGTAGCCGGCGCTGAGCCGAAAGGAGTAGATGAGCGGGAGCTTGTCGTTCCCGGCGGCGACGTGTTCCGGGGCAGGGGAGGGGATGGTGCAGAGCGAGGAGTCCGTGGCAGAGACTACAGAGGAGAGCGCGGCGACggagaggacgaggaggaagcaTAGGTGATAGGTGGCCAGGTGGTTGTGGTTCTTGGCTGGCGGTGCCATTTTGGTCGGGGGGAAGATCGGCGAGGTGTGTCATCGGAAGCACCCGGGCGGTGCGGTGTTTATAGGGACGCCCCGGAGTGGAATGGTCTGGCATTGCGGAAGCAGTGCTGTACTGCTGCGCGCTGCGTGCGCCACCGCCACAGATTGCGTTGGCTCAGATCATAATAGTTATCCCTTCAGTATACTAGTCAAGCTTCCAATCAAATCTTCCGTCGACTGGCAAGAGAAAAATCCACTGGCGAGATAAAAATCCAGGCATCCACGTCTAACAGAATCAATTTGAGTTCAATATGGGCAGTGGAATGCTTAAATTTGCAGAATTTCTGCGTGGCTTCCGGGAGCTCCCGTGCATCCATGTCTACATCACGTGGAAAGAGGAAATAAGTATGGCAACAATAAGTATGTGGGAAGTGTTCAAAACGTTGATATAAGTATATGAAGCATTCAACATTTATCCGTAAATATAAGTATTTTTTGAAAATTGAATACACCCAACCACATACTTATATATATGGATAAGTTGGGCGTATGAGGTAACTTCTGCAATGTGGTTAACTTATATTTATCCATACATAAATATATACTAAGTTGGATAAGTAAAATGTTGTTATAGTCAACCTTTGTTGTAACTTCTGAAATGAGATTAACTTTTGTTGTAAACTATGACTTTTTTAATTAAGCCAGGCATTAATGGAATAGATTACCCGAATAGCCAGTACTAGCTAGAAATTAACCCAATTAGGAGGTGCCACGGCTGGGGTATGATGGACTTTTCACTTGCGGCTAAACTTATCCTAGAAATACTTAGTTTCAGCAATAGAGAGAGAGTACGTAATGATAATAATAGATTTTCTTCTACCCCTACCTCTGGTAATACTCGGGTTGGATATATTAAAGCCTAAAATTCGGAATTAGTATAAGATGCACCTGGTATCTATTGTTTATATGGTCTGCGAATTCGGCATAACCGCCGCACCCTCTCCCACAATTACGACCCCTCCGTCGCCGCATTCGATTCTCCTCCTTCCAACCACCCCCCCACCCCCACGGCATGAACCGCGCGGCGCACCTCCTCTCCTCCACCGTGCCTACCTCTGAACTAGCTCTTTCACTCAACCTCCTCTGTCTCCCTCCACCGAGATCCCCTTCAAGCCAATGTGGGCCCCCGTTGGCCATGATCTCCGCGCTTCCAGCGAGGTGAAGAAGGGGTGGACGAGTCCATTCGGTTGCGGGTTAAACCTCCTGCGCGAGGAGGCGAGTTTTTTTAGTGAACATGCCTGAGCATGTTTTTCATTAAGAAAAAGAGAATTACAACAACACAACTATTAACTATGAGAGTTCAAACTATGAGAGAACTCTCGTACGCAAAATTACAAAACCACCAAGCAAGTAGCAAATGACGGATGTGTACTGAAGCAAACTAGAGAGAAGAAAGGGCAACCATCCAGCCTAATAAACCTAGAACTCAAATAACAACGAAAAACATCTATTCCCACTAAACAGATACATCGTCGCCATGATTGTCTACCAAGATTACTAAACGACCAAGGTACAACCGTAGTGGCAAAGCATCCACCCAAAAAAGATAAGACATCAGGCACAACATGACGGTAAAGCATCCGTCCATTAGCCTGCCAATCGGCGGCCAAGCATCCGCCCAAGAGAGACGGTGGCAACAAAGCTTCCGCCAAGGCGATAGTTGCGGCAGATCATCTGCCAGGGAAGCAAAGAGCAGCGGCAAAGCATCCGCTAGAGATAATAACATGGTGAAGATATATAAATGAAGCATCAACACGAATAGACGACGACCGCAGCGACCTCCCACGAACAAATCCGTCGAACGAGGGGCCGTGACGAGCAGCAGGCCGGCCGGCATCGTACCAGCCGGGCGAAAGCAAGCTGCCCCGccggaggtggcggccggagacgCACACTAGCCGGGGGAGGGCAGCCGGAGCAGCCTGCATGGCACGTCGATGAGCCCTCCCCGCCGCCAGCACCGTCGAGGAGGACGAGGTCATTGTAGCACCGGTTGCTGGGACGGGGCGGCCACCGTTTGCGAGCCCCGACTAGGGCAGCCGCGTCGGGGATGGAGGCTGCGCCGGGGACAGAGGGCCGGCCCCCACGCGGCACGTCGACGagccctccccgccgccggtgcTGTCGAGGATGAGGCCACCGCGGCACCGGCTAGGGTGACCTCGCCGGGATGCCGCGCCGGAGATGGATGGCCGGTCCCCACAACACCCGTCAAGGACAAGCAGATCCGGCGTTTGGGGGCATAGATCCTGCGAAGAGGAGGGCGAATCCGGCCCccagaggccgccgccgccgaggggcGGAGTGGGACAACAAGCAAGGTTTGAAGGCTGGGGGAAGGAGGGagtggggagggagggaggcggcgggtgAAACTGGCTTTAGCTCAGCCGGAGGCTGTCGCTGGTGCTAGCCGgtcgccggcggcagcggcggccacCGGAGGCAGTTGGTGCgggggcgggaggcggcggcgtggtgTCGCCCCCTGAGTCGCCAAGGAGGACGAAGCAGGGGGAAGGCGACACATTTTTTTCCCCTTGCCTATCTACCATGTGCGAGGAGGTGATGGAGAGGAGGTGCACATAGATCTACGGTCTATTGTGCACAGAGGAGCGTTGGAGAGGAGGACATGAAGATGGATCAATTCTGAATTTGACATTATGCACTTTAGTATTTGCTACCTTATTGGATTCCAGTGCTTCGAATAACAAGGGGTCACTCTTCTTCCTCAGGCTGCTGATCATGCCACCAGCATGCTCCCTCGCCTCACCGTCCAGCGCGGAGCGAACTGCACGGTCACCATGACCCTCGCAGTCCGACAAACCGGAGTTAATCGCTCGGCGGGCAACCATGCACAGGGAGCCTGTGTTGGCATCATAGACATGTCCTGCCATGCTGCGGAGGCATCTCGGGCCATGAAGGCAAATCTCTTACCTAATACTGTAAATGGCAGCTGACATTCAGCAGCCTCTGTTTGTTCAACGTACGATAAGGTACTCCGATTTTAGGGCGTTTACTGGATTCTAGTTTCATCACATCGGATATAATTataatctaattacaaaaccaattgcataaatggatcaagaaataaattcattaattagcgcctaattagtccatgatttgaccatattgtgctacagtaaaatatactaatgatggattaattagcttaatagatttatctcgtgaattagcatcTTTAAttaatagatttatctcgtgaattagcaccagcttatgcaattagttttacagTTAGTTTATATTTAGTCTTTCTACTTGGCATTAATTCGGATTAAAAATTAGTCCTGAACAGGCTGCACACTCCTGTACGATAGCTAAGAGCATCGGTTTTCAACATCATATCAAGCTATTAAACTAGTATAGGCAAATCCGGAGCAGAGGACCTGCAACGATCGATGTTGTAAGCCGTAGGTTGTGTCCTCAATTCCTCATCCTAATAAAGAGTAAATGATACGACTTTAGGTGCACGACAGTGTTGCAGAATTGCCTCGTCGGCTCACGCCAACTAGGAGCTAGGCGTGGAGACCATCTCGTACTCTCCCGACCGTCTTCTCTTCGAACCGCACAGGAACGCGCCCCCGAGCCGCTGTTGCAAGAAGAGCAGCGCGGCGAGCAGGGCCGCCCCGCACGGTACGGCCACGTTCCACCCGACGCCGAAGAGGTCGTCGCGGGGGCCCGCGTACGCGAACGACGGCCTCAGGCTCGGCACGTAGCTCCGCCTCCTGAACGCGTCGTACGCGTGCGGCGCCGCGCGGATCGCGGTGCTGCCGGCGTAGAACCACGGCGAGAGCGCCCGCACCCTAGAGCCCGAGAGCGCGTTCCGGACGACCTGGGGCAGCAGGAACCCGTCCAGGACCAGCCCCGCGTACGCGGCGAGGTCGTCCACCAACGCCGGCCCCGGCCGGGCGTCGCTCGTGTGGACGATCCAGACCACGACAGCGCCGAGGGCGTACAGCGGCAGGCATACCCAGAGCGTGCTCCTCTCGGCGTCGGCGtcagatgacgacgacgacggcgacgagccCTCGCGCTTGATCCCCGCTTGATCCGCCGACCGCCGCGACGACAGGGCGAGCTGGAGGAGGCGCAGCTGCAGGAcgagggccagcacggtgcttgcCCGCAGCACGAGCGCGTTCAGCTCCAGCAGCCCGCCGCCGGTCAGCTTGACGAAGTACTGCCTGCGGCTGTGGCTGCGGCTGTCCCTGTACGTGTCCTCGAGGTTGAGCACGAGCGGGATCACGTATCCCAGGGCCAGGACGACGAGCGCGGTGACCGACATGGCCGCGAGCACCTCGGGGTGCTTCTTTACGTGGCGCAGCTGCAGGGCCGTGAAGACGCAGGACAGCGCCATGGAGGCCACCAGCATGATGCTCTCCATGTCCATCCTGGAGACCGACTCCGCCAACCGCTCCACGTACATCCCGTCGCCGGCGACCTCCAGCGCCTCGAAGAACAGAGGGTCGTCCGGCTTTCTCAGGCTGCTAATCGTCCCGACGGCGCGCTCCCTCGCCACGGCGTCCATCGGAGCGAACTGGACGGTGACGAGCATCTCGCAGTCCGACTCCGACGAGGAAACGCTGATCGCTTGGCAGGCCACCATGCACAGGGATCCTGCCCTGGTGTCGTAGACACCTTCTGCCGAGATGCGCCGCAGCTGCGGCGAATTCGCAGACGACTTCCCGTAGGCAGCTGGGGCATAGTATCGCAAAGTGTAGCTGACGTTCAACAGCCTATGCTTGTTCACCTCTTCTGCTGCGAAGGCCGCGTCAGCGACCAGCCCGTCGCCTTCGACCAAGGCCGAGCCGATCGTGACCGGCGAGGCGTACCCGGTGAGTCCTCGTTTCTTCAGGGAGAAGCCGAACGCGAAGTCCCGGAACGAGGAGTTGCCGGGGAACCTGCCCTTCCTCTCCTTGCTCAACGCCGGCATGGAGTCGTAGTGCTTCTTGGCCTCCTCCACCCGGGTGTAGTTGTACTTGATGCCGGCAACCTGGTAGGCGTAGCCCCCGGTTCTGGACACCGAGATCACGGCTGCTGCGTCGCCGTCGAGGTTGCCGCTCGCGTTCCAGATCATCCCGGCGGCGACGCTCCGGTCGCAGAGCGACCACACGGCCGGGAACCAGAAGCTGGCCCCGATCCCGCACTCGCGGACGGCTAGGTCCGCGCCGGACTGGCCCGAGCTCGCCACCCGGCACGCCCTCAGGCAGAGCCGGCTCCGAGACGAGTCCCAGAACCCGTCGGCGACGAGCGCCTCGTCCCCGACCAAGAAGCCACGCCCACGCCCCCACCGTGCGGTGTCATTGGATGGGAAGGCGGCCGACTGGTTGGTGTAGAACACCATGTACGCGCGCACGgcgccgtcggcggcggcgcagcgcatCTGGTTGATGTACATGCTCTCGTGGCGCAGCGGCAGCGGGAAGCCGCTCGCCGCGCGCCCACTGGGCGGCCTGTACTCCAGTCTGTAGGAGCCTCTTCCGAGCAGAGCCCTGAGGAGGCTGCACGAGAACCCCGCGCGGAGCACCCGTCGGGCGCCAGCTGGCGGCGGTGTCGGCGGACAGGATGCGGCCTCTCCGTATGCGTAGTCATCCTCGGCGTAGGCGACGAGGGCGATGGGGTTGAAGTCGACGCCCCCGAGGCGGCCCGTGACGAAGGGCGCGGAGAGGTTGGACGGCCGCGGCACGGTCAGGCGGAGCACGACGTCGGAGAGGACGACGACACCGGAGCCGTCCTCTCTCGCGTAGGAACCGGAGCCCACCATGCAGAGCTCCGCGGCGGGGGCGGTAGCGGTGGAGTAGTAGTAGCCGTCGAGGTCGAAAGACACGGAGTGGGGGCGGTCGCCGTGGCGCCGGGTGATGCGAGCACCGTCGAGGGTGAGCGTGGCGGAGAGGTGGGTGACGGCGGGGTCGGCGGTGGTGCTGGCGGAGCCGTCGCGTGGGTGGAATGAGAAAGCGCGGGCGTAGGACCGGCCTGGGGCGAAGTggaggtcgccgccgccggagaagTGACCGGTGGAGATCCAAGGGAGAGTGGGCGGTGTTCCGCCGAGGGAGTGGTCGGGGGCGGGGACATCTTTGGCGGCCGCGTTGGAGTGGCAGAGCGAGGAGTACgacgcggccgtggcggcggggagcagcaggaggaggcggaggaggaggagaagacggTAGAGGTGGCTGTGAGGCCGCGCCATTCCGGCCAGAGTGAGGCAGCAATTCGATACGCGAAATGCTCTGTGGCTGCTTGTCGCCGAGCCGGCAGCGTTGGCGCGGCTGGTTTAGGCCTCTTGTCCGGCGGGGCTAAACTTTACAATGTGACATCGGATATTTAGTTGCTAATTATGAGTACGAGTAGTAATAATCAAACTAATTGTATAACCTTAGAATAATTTAcgaaataaatttattaaaccTAATCGAGGTTTAATAGACTCATTTTGTGAATTAGCCCTAAGCttttgcaattaattttataattagtttatatttagtTTTTTAATAAATATTGAAATATACGATGTGACACGATTAAACTTTAGCTTCAACGTCTTCTGATCCAAACATCCCCTGGGGGTGGAGAGACGAAACCGAGGCTGCAATTTTGTAGGTCCTGCAGCGTCTTCCCTACGTCCGATCCGAGCCGTCAGCCATGGTAATGGACTTCAGGAATTTGGAGCTGGGGAATTGATTAGTGGATTGCTCCATGCGTCGTCCTCATCTACGCATACAGCAAAGAGATACTACGATCATGTGGTTCAGAATTGAGAGGGAGACCAGGACCTTCAGGTATAAGAAAAGTAGTAAACGTCAACCGTTAGTGACCTGCCTCTTGGCACGGTAATTTTGCTCCACTGCAGACCAGAGATGCACACGACTTGAGGGCTGAGGCAGAAGGATGCCGTGGTCAGCACGGGGGCTGGAGGAGAACTCAACTACTCAAGTGCTGGCTGCCTGAGTGCTCCAGGATGAGTGGTGGTGCAGAAGCTGGCGCGGCGGCTCATAGCCGAGCTGAGCTCCGCCGGAACATCCAGCCCTGCCGGCTTCGCAGCGGCCGGCACTGTAACTCCGCCGACCATCCCGGCCAGCCATCCATCGACCTCCTGGCTGCACGAGACAGAACAGTCTACATGACAGGCACAAGCCGACACGGCTGGCTGAGATTACCAAGAAGGAAACGAGGCATACAGCAACCTGACAAACAGCAGCATCGTCGCTAAATCGGCAGAGGTGTAAAAACGACAAGAACAACGCGCACATAAAACCGGCCGGCACACACCGAAAGGCAAACACAGCGGTAATAAACACCAGACCAAACCAAATGTCGAAATTACTGTTCATAGATAGAATAGAAAACGCCACAGGCACAACTTGTCTCTAGAAATTTTTTTGATGGAAACTTGTCTCTAGACATTAGAAATTACTAGAAGAAATGGGGTGAATTTGCAGGAACTAACGAGCAAACGGATGGGTCAGATAGCCGCGCATGGTTCTGGGGGTAGAACCCAACAACTACGCCTCCCTACTTCTGAGTCCTGATTTCTTGATGCTCTTACGGCTTCAGGCTCGATGGGGTGCCTGCTGTCGCTTTGGCGGCTCCAGGATCCTGGAACTCAGCGCAATTGACGCCTATCTTGGCGAACACCTTCAGCAGATCCGCGAATAGCAGTTTCAGCGGGGCGTTGAAGTTGGCGGAGCAGATCTTGCCACCCTCGTCGACGACGTCCTGCTCGCCGTCTCCGATGAGGCAACCAACTTGGGCACCGGCCATGTAGGACCTGCATCCTTTCAGGATTTTGCGCCCATGATTGCGGAAATGGCCAGCAACGAAGTCCTCAAAATTCTGTAAGAAGTGAACATACATCAAATTTCGAAGCATCAAGATTGTGAGAAGGGGTCAGTTTTCTACTCTTTTTTTTTCATAAAACGGTTTATCTCGCTCGATAGCTTTCTCGTTCCACGAAGGTGCGCGGAGCGGATCAAATGGATCTTAGTCTATTCATGTTTTTTTCTCACCCAAAAACATTCTTCACCAATGAAAACGAATATTAAAGACCATGGTTGCTTTAAAAAATAGAGATGAATATATCGACAGAAACATAGCAAGGAAAAACATAAACAGAGCATACATCTTACCTTTGGTGGATTGCGAAGAGAGCACTGCATCGTTCTGCAGGATAGCAGAAAAGTCTTTTCATTATACGCCATAGATAGCTTCTCCCCAAGAGGAGTGTTAGCATACATAGCATGCCCAGGTTCATTGAAAAAAGGTTTGGCATTCAACACCAAGGCCTGAATGGAGACCAAGACTTGCAGCATGGTTGAATTAGATGGGTTCCACTTCTCACATCCAGAACCAGCCCAGGTGTTTAAGAGACTAAGACATACTTTTCCACATTCATAGAGATTCGGGTTAAGCTGCAATCCTCTAGAGCGGTAATTCACTAGCTGAAAGAAATATATTGACATGCATATTCTTAAAAATTGGAAACAAAGAAAAATCAAGCTATCATAGATGCACGTGACATCTAAATATTCCTTACCGGAGGTTTACTTGGATATCGATATGGGAACTGGACATCAAAGAAGAAAAGCCCATCATGGTAAGGAGTGCCTGCTGGTCCAACGATGACAGCTCTAAGAAGGTCCATTCTATCCTCGTAAACTCTTACATATATCATGTCTGTTCAATTTGTAGAAAGTACATGTAATAAGTACATGAAAATACTACACTGCACTGCACATGAAAATAATTGCATCCCATGTTGTTTTCTGGTTAAATTGAACTCAAAGTCATTTTAGGCACACATGGAAATTGGTAAAGATCAACAAGTCTGCTCATCTGGTGAGCATGTAGTCAGGAAAGGGCAAAGGACCAATATTATGAAACAGTCTGCATTTAAGAAACAAACCTCTAATATCTTTAGAACATTAGACTATGAAAAAAACAGTAGCTACTTACCTGGCAAATCATTCTCTAGGACTTTCCACTCATGCTGTATCCGCTTAACCCAGGCCTTAGGTGGCTGTTTAAAAACCAACTTAATATTGAACTGAGGAAATAAAGTGAAAAGGAGCTTGTCCAAAGTTTAAAAATAGCTACCGTCTTG
Protein-coding sequences here:
- the LOC112891448 gene encoding uncharacterized protein LOC112891448; this encodes MAPPAKNHNHLATYHLCFLLVLSVAALSSVVSATDSSLCTIPSPAPEHVAAGNDKLPLIYSFRLSAGYFSGGEDIHFARDESGGDDDGSFLHARRSFTLLPLRVDRTTDATVVHVSATLRLSGGRALHAVAAHRRRDRFAGGAHSVSFHLDGYYSSTSAELCMIGSGTYAEGDDWLEHLPGVVLRLRVPSPPSLSDPFVTGQLKGAGFDAITLVAYAEGDLYKYGQHASCPPPPSTARSALQALGASFSCAHLKEQLVSSYKLQYGGGGGAHASSTSPAPLRLQEPRMHVGQVQCTPDGAVRVYATFSSSTNMFLAGQLRPGFMVNEAAVVAEGRWDSALSTLCLRACRVVRSGPAALAVQEQDCGIGMSFWFPSVWTVRDRSIVAGTLWNASHETDGSSAAAAAGAISASSIDFDASSIDFDSNRGNFSDVEYRYTMVDEAKQRYFADVLRSHRNKTKGRFPAATYSYRDFEFRFYMDKGNGGSGYGHGEAHPVTIGSAMVYGDRLAAADSFSRHAEVDMELELLTVSYNIHIRRVPPNLNPMRLNLTSPVAIEERVVTAEGVYDPRTGVLCMIGCQELAGGSMDCRTLITVQFASLDAKAQGHGRGVISSLRPKADPLFFDKMDVVLFGMYAEQVAESVSRMDMESVMLVVSMTLPCLFTALQILRAKRSPEASAATSITMLVLLALGYAAPLVIGSEALFVSRGTEYAPFLRRVPHELRQAMLRAPTLIAFVLQLRLLQLAWSARRSAAGRSKAETAAERRALLWVCLPMYLLGGALTVAHHASISRRAALEDSLAVRVGPEPATLWEDLASSTGLALDGFLLPQVAMNAFLSGGACAVSPWFYVGGTVVRAMPHVYDAIRARGYVPSVTPSNVYASPRDDRFGVAWDVAVPWGAALLAVLLFLQQRLGAFSFGSRRRSGEYEMASTQQQH
- the LOC112892435 gene encoding uncharacterized protein LOC112892435, with product MAEGSSNFGFGRRGCPAAGSGDGWKSVLDDPDVVEVSAEDAAGCSSGRQKRKLTQVVPSDIIELDADVDPGGVVIIDEKIENHKNKQAAIHMDWIKHAMSRISADPNATPVTKVGPWDGLGDYHNNVAGPGAIPVTKVGPWNDLGGFDNNVAGSSAILATNLPPWDGLTMLAPYFYNQFGVAPGEEHNKYYSNSSPLMESGSSLNSGANNYMGIPPGVEAILPQETSAEMPHQPSQTEIISSEVHEKYKTFKRFDTVNDHGDHFYLLNAPAVKTPPKAWVKRIQHEWKVLENDLPDMIYVRVYEDRMDLLRAVIVGPAGTPYHDGLFFFDVQFPYRYPSKPPLVNYRSRGLQLNPNLYECGKVCLSLLNTWAGSGCEKWNPSNSTMLQVLVSIQALVLNAKPFFNEPGHAMYANTPLGEKLSMAYNEKTFLLSCRTMQCSLRNPPKNFEDFVAGHFRNHGRKILKGCRSYMAGAQVGCLIGDGEQDVVDEGGKICSANFNAPLKLLFADLLKVFAKIGVNCAEFQDPGAAKATAGTPSSLKPYQEVDGWLAGMVGGVTVPAAAKPAGLDVPAELSSAMSRRASFCTTTHPGALRQPALDRANAAGSATSSHRAFRVSNCCLTLAGMARPHSHLYRLLLLLRLLLLLPAATAASYSSLCHSNAAAKDVPAPDHSLGGTPPTLPWISTGHFSGGGDLHFAPGRSYARAFSFHPRDGSASTTADPAVTHLSATLTLDGARITRRHGDRPHSVSFDLDGYYYSTATAPAAELCMVGSGSYAREDGSGVVVLSDVVLRLTVPRPSNLSAPFVTGRLGGVDFNPIALVAYAEDDYAYGEAASCPPTPPPAGARRVLRAGFSCSLLRALLGRGSYRLEYRPPSGRAASGFPLPLRHESMYINQMRCAAADGAVRAYMVFYTNQSAAFPSNDTARWGRGRGFLVGDEALVADGFWDSSRSRLCLRACRVASSGQSGADLAVRECGIGASFWFPAVWSLCDRSVAAGMIWNASGNLDGDAAAVISVSRTGGYAYQVAGIKYNYTRVEEAKKHYDSMPALSKERKGRFPGNSSFRDFAFGFSLKKRGLTGYASPVTIGSALVEGDGLVADAAFAAEEVNKHRLLNVSYTLRYYAPAAYGKSSANSPQLRRISAEGVYDTRAGSLCMVACQAISVSSSESDCEMLVTVQFAPMDAVARERAVGTISSLRKPDDPLFFEALEVAGDGMYVERLAESVSRMDMESIMLVASMALSCVFTALQLRHVKKHPEVLAAMSVTALVVLALGYVIPLVLNLEDTYRDSRSHSRRQYFVKLTGGGLLELNALVLRASTVLALVLQLRLLQLALSSRRSADQAGIKREGSSPSSSSSDADAERSTLWVCLPLYALGAVVVWIVHTSDARPGPALVDDLAAYAGLVLDGFLLPQVVRNALSGSRVRALSPWFYAGSTAIRAAPHAYDAFRRRSYVPSLRPSFAYAGPRDDLFGVGWNVAVPCGAALLAALLFLQQRLGGAFLCGSKRRRSGEYEMVSTPSS